From Streptomonospora salina, the proteins below share one genomic window:
- a CDS encoding asparaginase: MPRNPQPHYVPLVEVVRSGFGEGVHFGTAVGLTRQGEIGYTRGDVRAPMLPRSSAKPFQAAAALRAGARLEPAQTALAAGSHSGEPHHVKTVVGMLADAGLDTDALRCPADWPLDGGERDRLLRAGGAPTRLLMNCSGKHAAMLAACVAGGWSTGDYLEPGHPVQELVRQVIEEACGERVAHTAVDGCGAPQLAVSLAGLARGLRAMAFAPDSSPEARVLDAMREFPANVAGEGRIDTLLMRRLPGAAAKMGAEGVLAVTAPTGEAAAVKLSDGDPWFRARTMAVLDALEAAGADVDAVRDLAESEIRGGDEPVGRLRSV, encoded by the coding sequence ATGCCCCGAAATCCGCAGCCGCACTACGTCCCGCTGGTCGAAGTGGTCCGATCGGGATTCGGCGAGGGGGTGCACTTCGGCACGGCCGTGGGGCTGACGCGCCAGGGTGAGATCGGCTACACGCGGGGCGACGTCCGCGCACCCATGCTGCCGCGCTCCTCGGCCAAGCCGTTCCAGGCGGCGGCCGCGCTGCGCGCCGGAGCCCGGCTCGAACCCGCCCAGACCGCGCTCGCCGCCGGCAGCCACAGCGGCGAACCCCACCACGTCAAAACCGTGGTGGGCATGCTGGCCGACGCCGGGCTGGACACCGATGCGCTGCGCTGTCCCGCCGACTGGCCGCTGGACGGCGGCGAACGCGACCGGCTGCTGCGGGCCGGCGGCGCCCCCACCCGGCTGCTGATGAACTGCTCCGGCAAACACGCCGCCATGCTCGCCGCCTGCGTCGCCGGCGGATGGAGCACCGGCGACTACCTCGAACCCGGCCACCCGGTGCAGGAGCTGGTGCGCCAGGTGATCGAAGAGGCGTGCGGCGAGCGCGTCGCCCACACCGCCGTGGACGGGTGCGGAGCGCCGCAACTGGCCGTCTCCCTGGCCGGGCTGGCGCGCGGGCTGCGGGCCATGGCGTTCGCGCCGGACTCCTCTCCCGAGGCCCGGGTGCTGGACGCCATGCGGGAGTTCCCCGCGAACGTCGCCGGGGAGGGCCGGATCGACACCCTGCTGATGCGGCGGCTGCCGGGCGCGGCCGCCAAGATGGGCGCCGAAGGGGTCCTGGCCGTGACCGCACCCACCGGCGAGGCCGCGGCGGTCAAGCTGAGCGACGGCGACCCCTGGTTCCGGGCCCGCACCATGGCGGTCCTCGACGCACTGGAGGCCGCCGGCGCCGACGTCGACGCGGTACGCGACCTCGCCGAATCGGAAATCCGCGGCGGTGACGAACCGGTGGGGCGCCTCCGGTCGGTGTGA
- a CDS encoding NAD(P)/FAD-dependent oxidoreductase, whose protein sequence is MGEIGDVAIAGAGMAGLHTAESLRESGFEGRITMIGEERHRPYSRPPLSKEFLTGKGGPAGVDLREESAFEALDLDLRLGRRARLLRPHERAVELDDGSAVTADRVVVATGSRARRPSTALSGVHVLRTVDDAEAVRDAFATAERVVVVGAGFIGAEVAASARTAGLDVVLVEAAATPLTRVVDPRVGGVFTELHRDQGVDVRLGVGVAGFEGDGHVERVRLGDGTAIETPLVVAGLGAVPETGWLEGSGVDLAADTGGVLCDEYCRTAVPGVYAAGDVAAWPYRRYGGLMRLEHWTNAGEQAAAAVANLLAGDGAGTPYTPVPYFWSDQYGMKIQLLGQAAPADTAEIVHGSAEDRKFVAFLGRAGMLVGVLGLRSTPKVMRYRRLLSEPTTWQDAMAAVSPRP, encoded by the coding sequence ATGGGCGAGATCGGCGACGTCGCGATCGCCGGGGCGGGAATGGCCGGGCTGCACACGGCCGAGTCCCTGCGCGAATCCGGGTTCGAAGGCCGCATCACGATGATCGGTGAGGAGCGGCACCGGCCCTACTCGCGCCCGCCGCTGTCGAAAGAGTTCCTCACCGGCAAGGGCGGGCCCGCCGGCGTGGACCTGCGCGAGGAGTCCGCGTTCGAGGCTCTGGACCTCGACCTGCGGCTGGGGCGGCGGGCACGGCTGCTGCGCCCGCACGAACGCGCCGTCGAGCTCGACGACGGCTCCGCGGTGACCGCCGACCGCGTGGTCGTGGCCACCGGATCCCGCGCACGCCGCCCCTCGACGGCACTGTCCGGAGTCCACGTGCTGCGCACCGTCGACGACGCCGAAGCGGTGCGCGACGCGTTCGCCACCGCCGAACGCGTCGTGGTCGTGGGAGCCGGATTCATCGGCGCCGAAGTCGCCGCAAGTGCACGCACCGCCGGGCTGGACGTCGTACTGGTCGAGGCCGCCGCCACCCCGCTGACCCGCGTGGTCGACCCGCGCGTCGGCGGCGTGTTCACCGAGCTGCACCGGGACCAGGGCGTCGACGTCCGGCTGGGCGTGGGAGTGGCCGGGTTCGAGGGCGACGGGCACGTCGAGCGCGTCCGGCTCGGCGACGGCACGGCGATCGAGACGCCGCTGGTGGTAGCGGGTCTGGGCGCGGTTCCCGAAACGGGCTGGCTGGAGGGGTCGGGCGTGGATCTCGCCGCCGACACCGGCGGGGTGCTCTGCGACGAGTACTGCCGCACCGCGGTTCCCGGCGTGTACGCGGCGGGCGACGTCGCGGCCTGGCCGTACCGGCGCTACGGCGGCCTGATGCGCTTGGAGCACTGGACGAACGCCGGCGAGCAGGCGGCCGCCGCGGTGGCCAACCTCCTTGCGGGCGACGGCGCGGGAACCCCGTACACACCGGTCCCCTACTTCTGGTCCGACCAGTACGGGATGAAGATCCAGCTGCTGGGGCAGGCGGCACCCGCCGACACCGCCGAGATCGTGCACGGATCGGCCGAGGACCGCAAATTCGTGGCGTTCCTCGGCCGGGCCGGGATGCTGGTGGGCGTGCTGGGGCTGCGCTCCACCCCGAAGGTGATGCGCTACCGCCGCCTGCTGAGCGAGCCCACCACGTGGCAGGACGCGATGGCCGCGGTCAGCCCTCGACCGTGA
- a CDS encoding ferredoxin, translating into MRVSVDFDQCESNAVCMGVVPEVFEVDEDDFLNVLQEEPPEDLRAEVTEAARMCPKQAITVEG; encoded by the coding sequence ATGCGGGTGAGCGTCGACTTCGACCAGTGCGAGAGCAACGCGGTGTGCATGGGCGTCGTGCCGGAGGTCTTCGAGGTGGACGAAGACGACTTCCTCAACGTCCTGCAGGAGGAGCCCCCCGAAGACCTGCGGGCCGAGGTCACCGAGGCCGCCCGCATGTGCCCCAAGCAGGCGATCACGGTCGAGGGCTGA
- a CDS encoding low molecular weight protein-tyrosine-phosphatase, whose protein sequence is MSLPDPLAPTGPYRVSVVCLGNICRSPIAEKVLTAELERAGVADAVAVDSSGTGGWHIGSGMDPRAAAVLRVHGYPTHHSARRFDPAWFGDRDLILAMDLDNLDELVHLAPDPAMEGERLRLFRTFAPDAGPGPEVPDPYYGGDDGFTTVLGMIEAAAAGLAAELAARFGPGAAR, encoded by the coding sequence ATGAGCCTGCCGGATCCCCTCGCCCCCACAGGTCCCTACCGCGTCTCGGTGGTGTGCCTGGGCAACATCTGCCGCTCGCCGATCGCCGAAAAGGTCCTCACCGCCGAGCTCGAACGCGCCGGCGTCGCCGACGCGGTCGCCGTGGACAGTTCCGGCACCGGCGGCTGGCACATCGGATCGGGCATGGACCCCCGGGCCGCCGCGGTCCTGCGGGTGCACGGCTACCCGACCCACCACTCCGCGCGCAGGTTCGACCCCGCCTGGTTCGGCGACCGCGACCTGATCCTCGCGATGGACCTGGACAACCTGGACGAACTCGTGCACCTCGCCCCCGACCCGGCGATGGAGGGGGAGCGGCTGCGGCTGTTCCGCACCTTCGCGCCCGACGCCGGCCCCGGCCCCGAGGTCCCCGACCCCTACTACGGAGGCGACGACGGGTTCACCACCGTGCTGGGCATGATCGAGGCCGCCGCGGCCGGCCTGGCCGCCGAGCTCGCCGCCCGCTTCGGCCCCGGCGCTGCGCGCTGA
- a CDS encoding sensor histidine kinase — translation MRRWPLRRRVTVLLASVAVVLVASVSTITLAAFDARESLNRQVDELTPAQSAVRQTMAAYLNMDNGIRGYALTDDLDFLAPYQQGKEDLGESLPQLRSVAERNGDVDGYINRLLKAGEAWQEDYADPTLEKAYADEEISSEDYRLGRERFDDLRAAGARAEQRIDEELEQARDGLTLATQQVVALLVLVGAVVVVLCCFLWVMLQSWVLRPLDELGRHLVQVSEGYYAHRIELHGPPEIERVGRDVDAMRERIVHDLDEVGTARRTLQEQSELLERQTDELRRSNLELEQFAYVASHDLQEPLRKVASFCQLLQRRYQGRLDERADAYIDYAVEGAKRMQTLINDLLAFSRVGRTKDDAPVDLGEALGDALSSLETRLEEAGATVTADDMPTVRGDRTLLTQVFFNLVGNAVKFRGEAPPRVHVSARRQGEEWVFCCTDNGIGIESQYAERVFVIFQRLHTRDRYGGTGIGLAMCKKIVDFHNGRMWLDTAPGADDGECGGEGGECCDDGERSQGTRICWSLPVDDTAAVEAAAVAAGDGSAGTGEDAGETASGTGGEEQERGPGAAAGGGAGGGASAGGEPSGSGPATSGARPGGGPGGADAASGRDGAPPGASDDDAGQGGRE, via the coding sequence GTGAGAAGGTGGCCGCTGCGCCGCCGTGTGACCGTCCTGCTCGCCTCGGTGGCGGTGGTGCTGGTCGCGTCGGTCTCGACGATCACCCTCGCCGCCTTCGACGCCCGCGAGTCCCTGAACCGGCAGGTCGACGAGCTGACGCCGGCCCAAAGCGCCGTGCGCCAGACCATGGCGGCCTACCTCAACATGGACAACGGCATCCGCGGCTACGCCCTCACCGACGACCTCGACTTCCTCGCGCCCTACCAGCAGGGCAAGGAGGACCTCGGTGAGAGCCTGCCGCAGCTGCGGTCCGTGGCCGAGCGGAACGGCGACGTCGACGGCTACATCAACCGGCTCCTCAAGGCCGGCGAGGCCTGGCAGGAGGACTACGCCGACCCCACTCTGGAGAAGGCCTACGCCGACGAGGAGATCTCCTCCGAGGACTACCGCTTGGGCCGTGAGCGCTTCGACGACCTGCGCGCGGCGGGCGCCCGCGCCGAGCAGCGCATCGACGAGGAGCTGGAGCAGGCCCGCGACGGACTGACCCTGGCCACTCAGCAGGTCGTGGCGCTGCTCGTCCTGGTCGGCGCGGTCGTGGTGGTGCTGTGCTGCTTCCTGTGGGTCATGCTGCAGAGCTGGGTTCTGCGGCCGCTGGACGAACTCGGCAGGCACTTGGTCCAAGTCTCCGAGGGCTACTACGCCCACCGCATCGAATTGCACGGCCCGCCCGAGATCGAGCGCGTCGGCCGCGACGTCGACGCCATGCGCGAACGCATCGTGCACGACCTCGACGAGGTCGGCACCGCCCGCAGGACCCTGCAGGAGCAGTCGGAGCTGCTGGAGCGCCAGACCGACGAATTGCGCCGCTCCAACCTGGAGTTGGAGCAGTTCGCCTACGTCGCCTCCCACGACCTGCAGGAGCCGCTGCGCAAAGTGGCCAGCTTCTGCCAGCTGCTGCAGCGGCGCTACCAGGGCCGGCTCGACGAGCGCGCCGACGCCTACATCGACTACGCGGTCGAGGGCGCCAAGCGGATGCAGACCCTCATCAACGACCTGCTGGCGTTCTCGCGCGTGGGCCGGACGAAGGACGACGCGCCGGTCGATCTGGGCGAGGCGCTCGGCGACGCGCTGAGCAGTCTGGAGACCCGGCTGGAAGAGGCCGGGGCGACCGTCACCGCCGACGACATGCCCACGGTCCGCGGTGACCGCACCCTGCTCACGCAGGTCTTCTTCAACCTGGTCGGCAACGCCGTGAAGTTCCGCGGCGAAGCCCCGCCGCGGGTGCACGTCAGCGCTCGCCGCCAGGGCGAGGAGTGGGTGTTCTGCTGCACCGACAACGGCATCGGGATCGAGTCGCAGTACGCCGAGCGCGTTTTCGTGATCTTCCAGCGGCTGCACACCCGCGACAGGTACGGCGGTACCGGCATCGGCCTGGCGATGTGCAAGAAGATCGTGGACTTCCACAACGGCCGCATGTGGCTGGACACGGCTCCCGGCGCGGATGACGGCGAGTGCGGCGGCGAAGGCGGCGAGTGCTGCGACGACGGCGAACGGTCGCAGGGAACGCGCATCTGCTGGTCGCTGCCCGTCGACGACACCGCCGCCGTCGAGGCGGCCGCCGTCGCCGCCGGGGACGGGAGCGCGGGGACCGGCGAGGACGCGGGCGAAACCGCGTCCGGAACCGGCGGTGAGGAGCAGGAGCGGGGCCCGGGTGCTGCCGCGGGAGGGGGCGCCGGCGGAGGCGCTTCCGCCGGCGGCGAGCCTTCCGGATCCGGGCCCGCGACCTCCGGGGCCCGGCCGGGCGGCGGTCCGGGCGGCGCGGATGCCGCGAGTGGACGAGACGGCGCGCCCCCGGGCGCCTCCGACGACGATGCGGGGCAGGGCGGACGAGAATGA
- a CDS encoding TetR/AcrR family transcriptional regulator, producing MPKISAPTIAAHRAQTRERILEAVAVLTRDQGIDEISMTDVAAAAGITRTVLYNYFPDKPALLLAFTEQATAGFVDRFQRELPDSAGAAQRLESFVRLQVEALAEHPHPAAAELGASLGPAAYQALADHVAPMQRLLTGILRQGVADGEFAAAPVEPVARLVLAMLGAQRVPLLHGETTAADAARLVSDFTLRALSPAAAGAVGDTV from the coding sequence ATGCCCAAGATCTCGGCGCCCACCATCGCCGCGCACCGCGCCCAGACCCGCGAGCGCATCCTGGAAGCGGTGGCCGTTCTCACACGGGATCAGGGCATCGACGAGATCTCCATGACCGATGTGGCGGCCGCAGCGGGAATCACCCGCACCGTCCTCTACAACTACTTCCCCGACAAGCCGGCACTGCTGCTGGCCTTCACCGAGCAGGCCACCGCCGGGTTCGTCGACCGCTTCCAGCGCGAACTCCCCGACAGCGCCGGCGCCGCCCAGCGGCTGGAGTCCTTCGTCCGCCTCCAGGTCGAGGCACTGGCCGAACACCCCCACCCCGCCGCCGCCGAGTTGGGCGCCAGCCTCGGGCCCGCCGCTTACCAGGCGCTGGCCGACCACGTCGCGCCGATGCAGCGTCTGCTGACCGGCATCCTGCGCCAAGGCGTCGCCGACGGCGAGTTCGCCGCGGCACCGGTGGAGCCGGTCGCGCGGCTCGTGCTGGCGATGCTGGGCGCACAGCGCGTGCCGCTGCTGCACGGCGAGACCACCGCCGCCGACGCCGCGCGGCTGGTGTCGGACTTCACGCTGCGTGCGCTGAGTCCGGCCGCGGCCGGCGCTGTCGGCGACACCGTGTAG
- a CDS encoding response regulator, with the protein MSEDNVVHAIEVLLVEDDPGDVLMTKEAFQEHKVGNRLHVVSDGVEALRFLRREGEYSDAPKPHLVLLDLNLPRKDGREVLEEVKRDEELSHIPVVVLTTSEAEEDILRSYRLHANAYVAKPVDFEQFIRVVRQIDDFFVTVVRLPNG; encoded by the coding sequence ATGAGCGAGGACAACGTGGTGCACGCCATAGAGGTGCTGCTGGTCGAGGACGACCCCGGAGACGTCCTGATGACCAAGGAGGCCTTCCAGGAGCACAAGGTGGGAAACCGCCTGCACGTGGTCTCCGACGGCGTCGAGGCGCTGCGCTTCCTCCGGCGCGAAGGCGAGTACTCCGACGCGCCCAAGCCGCACCTGGTGCTGCTCGACCTCAACCTGCCCCGCAAGGACGGCCGCGAGGTGCTGGAGGAGGTCAAACGCGACGAGGAGCTCTCCCACATCCCCGTCGTCGTGCTGACCACCTCCGAGGCCGAAGAGGACATACTGCGCAGCTACCGCCTGCACGCCAACGCCTACGTCGCCAAGCCCGTCGACTTCGAGCAGTTCATCCGGGTGGTCCGGCAGATCGACGACTTCTTCGTCACCGTGGTGCGCCTGCCCAACGGGTGA
- the pip gene encoding prolyl aminopeptidase, which translates to MRTLYPSIEPYDSGMLDVGDGHRIYWELCGNPAGKPAVFLHGGPGAGCSPDHRRLFDPERYRVLLFDQRNCGRSTPHASGADVDLDTNTTWSLLEDIERLRVMAGVDRWQVFGGSWGSALALAYAQEHPRRVSELVLRGIFTLRNEELLWFYQSGASYLFPDLWENYLAPIPEDERDDLIGAYARRLNSPDPEERLAAARAWSTWEGSTITLLPNEEIRAHHAEADYALAFARIENHYFAHGGFFTPGQLVNNAGRLRGIPGVIVQGRYDVCTPAKTAFDLGRAWPEAQFHLVDDAGHAFSEPGILHHLIEATDAFART; encoded by the coding sequence CGACGTGGGCGACGGACACCGGATCTACTGGGAACTGTGCGGGAACCCGGCGGGCAAACCGGCGGTGTTCCTGCACGGAGGACCGGGGGCCGGGTGCAGCCCCGACCACCGGCGGCTGTTCGATCCCGAGCGCTACCGGGTGCTGCTGTTCGACCAGCGCAACTGCGGCCGCAGCACCCCCCACGCCAGCGGCGCGGACGTCGATCTCGACACCAACACGACCTGGTCGCTGCTGGAGGACATCGAGCGGCTGCGGGTCATGGCCGGAGTCGACAGGTGGCAGGTCTTCGGCGGCTCGTGGGGCAGCGCCCTGGCGCTGGCCTACGCCCAGGAGCACCCCCGCCGGGTCAGCGAACTCGTGCTGCGCGGCATCTTCACCCTGCGCAACGAAGAGCTGCTGTGGTTCTACCAGAGCGGCGCCTCCTACCTCTTCCCCGACCTGTGGGAGAACTACCTGGCGCCCATCCCCGAGGACGAGCGCGACGACCTCATCGGGGCCTACGCGCGCCGGCTGAACTCGCCCGACCCCGAGGAGCGGTTGGCCGCCGCCCGCGCGTGGAGCACGTGGGAGGGTTCGACGATCACGCTGCTGCCGAACGAAGAGATCCGGGCCCACCACGCCGAAGCCGACTACGCGCTGGCGTTCGCCCGTATCGAGAACCACTACTTCGCCCACGGCGGGTTCTTCACTCCGGGCCAACTCGTCAACAACGCCGGCCGCCTGCGCGGCATCCCCGGCGTGATCGTGCAGGGGCGCTACGACGTGTGCACACCCGCCAAGACCGCCTTCGACCTCGGCCGCGCCTGGCCGGAGGCGCAGTTCCACCTGGTCGACGACGCCGGCCACGCCTTCAGCGAGCCCGGCATCCTGCACCACCTCATCGAAGCGACCGACGCCTTCGCCCGCACCTGA
- a CDS encoding PP2C family protein-serine/threonine phosphatase — MTDTERTWPADAGRAAEAVMERQSPSTAEAVDVLLVEDDTQDAFLVEELLADAALDTRITWVSSLAQAREHFAGFRGCVLLDLNLPDARGMELLREVLTTASAAAVVVLTGFNDEHEGIAAVAAGAQDYLVKGQVDGSLLARSLRYSVERQRADENARQLREAELYARENMRLERGLLPQVLLDSSPLSHRSFYRPGRKRALVGGDFYDAVQKGGTTHVLCGDVSGHGPDEAALGVSLRIAWRALVMGGVAEEELLPALEGILISERAQEEMYATLCQVSLDAGSEDARIRLFGHPPPLVLQDGGVEEVSVAPRPPLGVFPDRETEVEDFRLPRGATLMLYTDGLVDAYDGSPPNRLEVGGLRRMVGDVLARGTSIVDLPEHLVDEAEHYNGGPLQDDVAMLLITHEDRP, encoded by the coding sequence ATGACCGATACCGAGCGAACGTGGCCGGCCGACGCCGGCCGCGCTGCTGAGGCCGTCATGGAGCGGCAGTCCCCCTCGACCGCCGAGGCGGTCGACGTCCTCCTCGTGGAGGACGACACCCAAGACGCGTTCCTGGTCGAGGAACTCCTCGCCGACGCCGCGCTGGACACTCGCATCACCTGGGTGAGCAGCCTCGCCCAGGCCCGGGAGCACTTCGCCGGGTTCCGCGGCTGCGTCCTGCTCGACCTCAACCTCCCCGACGCTCGGGGCATGGAGCTGCTGCGCGAGGTCCTGACCACCGCGTCCGCGGCGGCCGTGGTGGTGCTGACCGGCTTCAACGACGAGCACGAGGGTATCGCCGCCGTCGCCGCCGGAGCCCAGGACTACCTGGTCAAGGGCCAGGTCGACGGCTCCTTGCTGGCGCGCAGCCTGCGCTACTCCGTCGAGCGCCAGCGTGCCGATGAGAACGCGCGCCAACTGCGCGAGGCCGAGCTCTACGCCCGCGAGAACATGCGCCTGGAGCGCGGCCTGCTGCCCCAGGTGCTGCTGGACAGCTCCCCGCTGAGCCACCGCTCCTTCTACCGGCCCGGCCGCAAGCGCGCCCTGGTCGGCGGCGACTTCTACGACGCGGTGCAGAAGGGCGGCACCACCCACGTCCTCTGCGGCGACGTCAGCGGCCACGGCCCCGACGAAGCCGCGCTCGGCGTCAGCCTGCGCATCGCCTGGCGCGCCCTGGTCATGGGCGGTGTGGCCGAAGAGGAGCTGTTGCCCGCCCTGGAGGGGATCCTCATCAGCGAGCGGGCCCAAGAGGAGATGTACGCCACCCTGTGCCAGGTCAGCCTCGACGCCGGAAGCGAGGACGCCAGGATCCGGCTGTTCGGGCACCCGCCGCCGCTGGTCCTGCAGGACGGCGGCGTCGAGGAGGTCTCCGTCGCGCCCCGCCCGCCGCTCGGCGTCTTCCCCGACCGCGAAACCGAGGTCGAGGACTTCCGGCTGCCCCGCGGCGCCACCCTGATGCTCTACACCGACGGCCTGGTGGACGCCTACGACGGCAGCCCCCCGAACCGCCTGGAGGTCGGCGGCCTGCGCCGCATGGTCGGTGACGTGCTGGCGCGCGGCACCTCCATCGTCGATCTGCCCGAGCACCTGGTCGACGAGGCCGAGCACTACAACGGCGGCCCGCTGCAGGACGACGTCGCCATGCTGCTGATCACCCATGAGGACCGGCCGTGA
- a CDS encoding 3'-5' exonuclease → MTIGRGLDEVLDAEPDAGRMVRMGSVTRRRSSARSARELEYAVVDVETTGLYPGEGARICEIAVVRMRGDGTLLREFSTLVDPGRAISGQEFHGIGASDVVGAPKAAELVGVLRGLFSGAVLVGHKLDFEGRFLASELLPAGLPGGLPGLCTLLALRSQVDLPRYSLPRACHTLSGHWPTGQHTALGDARACAQLLAELLANAPGTLRYTGPDPVESDSGEPDPGPLKSRSSYASTPGAVALRGHPERPPAVWPRRWRRLELDPRDCVGRFTAEQRAAAQREAEYRSAAREAAAASAALTATAAATGAARLLGRRLRALLS, encoded by the coding sequence ATGACGATCGGACGGGGGCTGGACGAAGTGCTGGACGCCGAACCCGACGCGGGGCGGATGGTCCGGATGGGGTCTGTGACCCGCCGCCGGAGCTCCGCCCGCAGCGCACGCGAGCTTGAGTACGCCGTTGTGGACGTGGAGACCACCGGTCTCTACCCCGGCGAGGGCGCCCGGATCTGCGAGATCGCGGTGGTGCGCATGCGCGGCGACGGAACCCTGCTGCGCGAGTTCAGCACGCTGGTCGACCCGGGCCGCGCCATCAGCGGCCAGGAGTTCCACGGCATCGGCGCCAGCGACGTCGTCGGCGCGCCCAAGGCCGCCGAGCTGGTGGGCGTGCTGCGGGGGTTGTTCTCCGGCGCGGTGCTGGTGGGCCACAAACTCGACTTCGAAGGCCGCTTCCTGGCCTCGGAGCTGCTGCCGGCAGGGTTGCCGGGCGGGCTCCCGGGGCTGTGCACACTGCTGGCGCTGCGGTCGCAGGTCGACCTTCCCCGCTATTCGCTGCCGCGGGCCTGCCACACCCTCAGCGGGCACTGGCCCACCGGCCAGCACACCGCGCTGGGTGACGCCCGCGCCTGCGCCCAGCTGCTGGCCGAGTTGCTGGCCAACGCCCCGGGAACGCTGCGTTACACCGGCCCCGACCCGGTCGAGTCGGATTCGGGCGAACCGGATCCCGGCCCGCTCAAGTCGCGCTCCTCGTATGCGTCCACGCCCGGGGCCGTCGCGCTGCGCGGTCACCCTGAGCGCCCGCCGGCGGTGTGGCCGCGCCGCTGGCGCAGGCTGGAGCTCGACCCGCGCGACTGCGTGGGCCGCTTCACCGCCGAGCAGCGCGCGGCCGCCCAGCGCGAAGCGGAGTACCGCAGCGCCGCACGTGAGGCGGCGGCCGCTTCGGCGGCGCTGACCGCGACCGCGGCCGCCACCGGTGCCGCGCGCCTGCTGGGGCGCCGACTGCGTGCGCTGCTGTCCTGA
- a CDS encoding biliverdin-producing heme oxygenase, producing MKQATRSAHDDAEQHGFSRALLQGALPREGYAAMVAQHYFAYVALEEVGRSLAADPVAGRVVDPALFRVTALERDLAALYGTGWRRRIAPTAATRAYTARIEGTAEDPARYVAHHYTRYLGDLSGGQFVRTAAERAYGLDEHRGTSFYDFSALGSLPRFKARYRAQLDVLDLDAAARRRVVDETRLAYRLNVAVLAGLGAEFAPETAA from the coding sequence CTGAAACAGGCCACCCGGTCGGCGCACGACGACGCCGAGCAGCACGGATTCAGCCGCGCCCTTCTGCAGGGCGCGCTTCCCCGCGAAGGCTACGCGGCGATGGTCGCCCAGCACTACTTCGCCTACGTCGCGCTGGAGGAGGTCGGCCGTTCGCTGGCCGCCGACCCCGTCGCCGGCCGCGTCGTCGACCCCGCCCTGTTCCGGGTCACGGCCCTGGAGCGCGACCTGGCCGCCCTGTACGGCACCGGCTGGCGCAGGCGCATCGCCCCCACCGCCGCCACGCGCGCCTACACCGCCCGCATCGAAGGCACCGCCGAGGACCCCGCCCGCTATGTGGCCCACCACTACACCCGCTACCTCGGCGACCTCTCCGGCGGGCAGTTCGTCCGCACGGCCGCGGAACGCGCCTACGGCCTGGACGAGCACCGCGGTACCTCCTTCTACGACTTCTCCGCCCTGGGAAGCCTGCCGCGGTTCAAGGCGCGCTACCGCGCACAGCTCGACGTGCTGGATCTGGACGCCGCGGCCCGCCGCCGCGTCGTGGACGAGACCCGGCTGGCTTACCGGCTCAACGTGGCGGTACTGGCCGGCCTCGGCGCCGAGTTCGCCCCCGAAACCGCCGCCTGA
- a CDS encoding methylated-DNA--[protein]-cysteine S-methyltransferase produces MWHGDRYPGSDGTDGFRAGADDIDALVRATSPGSGQGRGGALPEPAATPVEARGVPFDVVTGVAETPVGFLFCALTDAGLAACSFAPEETVIDRLERAVSPDVVPHDAGLEPVRREINAYFAGRRSAFDVPLDLRLTGDFGRVVLRSLLDVPYGSTITPGELAARIGRPNARRAVASTLAENPLCLFLPCHRVVADGYPDALGPYSGGVEAKRALLALEAGHAGA; encoded by the coding sequence ATGTGGCATGGCGACCGTTACCCCGGTTCCGACGGCACCGACGGGTTCAGGGCCGGCGCGGACGACATCGACGCGCTGGTCCGCGCCACGTCGCCGGGGTCCGGGCAGGGCCGCGGGGGCGCGCTCCCCGAACCCGCCGCGACACCCGTGGAGGCGCGCGGCGTCCCCTTCGACGTCGTCACCGGAGTGGCGGAGACCCCGGTGGGCTTCCTGTTCTGCGCGTTGACCGACGCCGGGTTGGCCGCGTGCTCGTTCGCCCCCGAAGAGACCGTGATCGACCGGCTCGAACGGGCGGTCTCGCCCGACGTCGTGCCGCACGACGCCGGCCTCGAACCGGTGCGCCGCGAGATCAACGCCTACTTCGCCGGTCGGAGATCCGCCTTCGACGTCCCCCTGGACCTGCGGCTGACCGGCGACTTCGGACGCGTGGTGCTGCGGTCGCTGCTGGACGTGCCCTACGGGTCCACGATCACGCCGGGCGAACTGGCAGCGCGCATCGGCCGCCCCAACGCCCGCCGCGCCGTCGCCAGCACGCTCGCCGAGAACCCGCTGTGCCTGTTCCTGCCCTGCCACCGCGTGGTGGCCGACGGCTACCCCGACGCCCTCGGGCCGTACTCGGGAGGCGTCGAAGCGAAGCGCGCGCTCCTGGCCCTGGAAGCCGGACACGCCGGTGCGTGA